In Chromobacterium rhizoryzae, one genomic interval encodes:
- a CDS encoding branched-chain amino acid ABC transporter substrate-binding protein, which produces MKTHLSLIACAALALTACGKSEQSAGSAPAEAGAVVVKIGSANPLTGPFAHWGRDADNGVKLAVAEANAEKLTLDGKPVTFEVVSEDDQADPKTAAQVAQRLVDGKVAGIIGHLTSGAAIPASRIYSQAGIPMIAASVTSPSFTQQGFKNTFRIIANDRQQGEALAKYAIETLKAGRIAIVDDRTTYGQGLADDFAKAVEAAGGKVVKREFTSNSATDFMAILTSIKGAKPDLLFYGGMDAQAAPMVKQMNKLGLKAAFMGADGINTPEFSKLGGDSAESSYASSAGAQKDKMPGFADFNGKYKQQFNADIQAYAPYTYDAARVMIAAMKRAGSSDPAKYLGELPKTDFKGVTGEIRFDDKGDIQHGTVSLYQLRKGQWVGL; this is translated from the coding sequence ATGAAAACGCATCTTAGCCTCATCGCCTGCGCCGCGCTGGCCCTGACCGCCTGCGGCAAATCCGAACAAAGCGCCGGCAGCGCGCCGGCCGAAGCCGGCGCGGTCGTGGTGAAAATCGGCTCCGCCAATCCGCTGACCGGGCCTTTCGCCCACTGGGGCCGCGACGCGGACAACGGCGTCAAGCTGGCGGTGGCAGAAGCCAATGCCGAAAAGCTGACTCTGGACGGCAAGCCCGTCACTTTCGAAGTGGTGTCCGAGGACGACCAGGCCGATCCCAAAACCGCCGCCCAGGTGGCGCAACGCCTGGTGGACGGCAAGGTGGCCGGCATCATCGGCCATCTCACCTCCGGCGCGGCCATTCCCGCTTCGCGGATTTACTCTCAGGCCGGCATTCCGATGATCGCCGCCTCGGTGACCAGCCCCAGCTTCACCCAGCAGGGCTTCAAGAACACCTTCCGCATCATCGCCAACGACCGCCAGCAAGGCGAGGCGCTGGCCAAGTACGCGATCGAAACGCTGAAGGCCGGCCGCATCGCCATCGTCGACGACCGCACCACTTACGGCCAGGGCCTGGCCGACGATTTCGCCAAGGCGGTGGAAGCGGCCGGCGGCAAGGTGGTCAAGCGCGAGTTCACCAGCAATAGCGCCACGGATTTCATGGCCATCCTCACCTCGATCAAGGGGGCGAAGCCGGACCTGCTGTTCTACGGCGGCATGGACGCCCAGGCGGCGCCCATGGTCAAGCAGATGAACAAGCTGGGCCTGAAGGCCGCCTTCATGGGCGCGGACGGCATCAATACGCCTGAGTTCTCCAAACTGGGCGGCGACAGCGCGGAAAGCAGCTACGCCTCCAGCGCCGGCGCGCAAAAAGACAAGATGCCGGGCTTCGCGGACTTCAACGGCAAGTACAAGCAGCAATTCAACGCCGACATCCAGGCCTACGCGCCCTACACCTATGACGCCGCGCGGGTGATGATCGCCGCGATGAAGCGCGCCGGCTCCTCCGATCCGGCCAAATACCTGGGCGAACTGCCCAAGACCGACTTCAAGGGCGTGACCGGCGAGATCCGCTTTGACGACAAGGGCGACATCCAGCACGGCACCGTGTCGCTGTATCAATTGCGCAAAGGACAGTGGGTCGGCCTGTAA
- a CDS encoding GlsB/YeaQ/YmgE family stress response membrane protein produces the protein MGLLVSLLAGGLIGWLAGKVMGVSEGVIANIIIGIIGSALGHWLFGRLLGISSASAAGSFSLPGLAFGIAGAAILIFLLKKIGLLR, from the coding sequence ATGGGACTACTCGTTTCCCTATTGGCCGGCGGCCTGATCGGCTGGCTCGCCGGCAAGGTCATGGGCGTCAGCGAAGGCGTGATCGCCAACATCATCATCGGCATCATTGGTTCGGCCTTGGGACATTGGCTGTTTGGCCGGCTGCTGGGCATCTCTTCCGCCTCGGCCGCCGGTTCCTTCTCCCTGCCCGGCCTGGCTTTCGGCATTGCCGGCGCCGCCATCCTGATTTTCCTGCTGAAGAAGATCGGCCTCTTGCGTTGA
- a CDS encoding cysteine-rich CWC family protein — MTKAYPAPASPCVGLCRLDEGGTYCLGCLRTLDEIAGWSGFDDEQKRAVWQRLIGLRPKVKDKRCERCGAAFRCGEGGDNGACWCAELPQVLPLPYGHGDCLCPECLRRHLRESYLARGLTPPL, encoded by the coding sequence ATGACAAAGGCGTATCCCGCGCCCGCCTCGCCCTGCGTCGGCCTCTGCCGTCTCGACGAGGGCGGCACCTATTGCCTGGGCTGCCTGCGCACCTTGGACGAGATCGCCGGCTGGTCCGGCTTCGACGACGAACAAAAGCGCGCGGTGTGGCAGCGGCTGATCGGCTTGCGGCCCAAGGTCAAAGACAAGCGCTGCGAGCGTTGCGGCGCGGCCTTCCGTTGCGGAGAGGGCGGCGACAACGGCGCTTGTTGGTGCGCGGAACTGCCGCAAGTACTGCCCTTGCCCTATGGCCACGGCGATTGCCTGTGCCCGGAATGCCTGCGCCGCCATCTGCGGGAAAGCTATTTGGCGCGCGGGCTGACACCGCCTTTATAG
- a CDS encoding branched-chain amino acid ABC transporter substrate-binding protein — protein sequence MQANKLTTLSLAVAAAVALSACGKKEEGAPAAGASAGAEAAAGGVVKIGFAAPLTGPQAHYGEEYKNGVTLAIEDANAEKPTIGGKPVSFELEAQDDQADPKTATQLAQKFVDEKVNGIIGHFNSGTSIPASKIYSDAGIPMIAMATSPAFTAQGFKNTFRSMTSDTQQGSVMGKFVVEKLGAKKVVIVDDRTAYGQGLADEFEKAAKAAGGNVVKREFTNDKATDFAAILTSIKAAAPDVVFYGGADAQSAPMAKQMKRLGLTAPLISGEMTKTPTFLQLAGKEADGTIASLAGLPLDQMPKGKDYESRYKARFKMDVATYSPYGYDATRALIQAMKDANSTDPKAYLPVLAKITHSGVTSGSWTYDAKGDLKDGGITVYKVVNGEWKVLETVGGAAASKDASAAK from the coding sequence ATGCAAGCAAACAAACTGACGACTCTTTCCCTGGCCGTGGCCGCCGCTGTCGCCTTGTCCGCATGCGGCAAAAAAGAAGAGGGCGCGCCGGCAGCCGGCGCCTCCGCCGGCGCGGAAGCCGCCGCGGGCGGCGTGGTCAAGATCGGCTTCGCGGCCCCCCTGACCGGTCCGCAAGCCCACTACGGCGAAGAATACAAAAACGGCGTGACCCTGGCGATTGAAGACGCCAACGCCGAGAAGCCCACCATCGGCGGCAAGCCGGTGAGCTTCGAACTGGAAGCCCAGGACGACCAGGCCGACCCGAAAACCGCCACTCAGCTGGCGCAGAAATTCGTCGACGAGAAAGTGAACGGCATCATCGGCCACTTCAACTCCGGCACCTCCATCCCGGCCTCCAAGATCTATTCCGACGCCGGCATTCCGATGATCGCCATGGCCACCTCGCCGGCCTTCACCGCGCAGGGCTTCAAGAACACCTTCCGCTCGATGACTTCCGACACCCAGCAAGGCTCGGTGATGGGCAAGTTCGTGGTGGAAAAACTGGGCGCCAAGAAAGTGGTGATCGTGGACGACCGCACCGCTTACGGCCAGGGTCTGGCCGACGAGTTCGAGAAGGCCGCCAAGGCCGCCGGCGGCAATGTGGTCAAGCGCGAATTCACCAATGACAAGGCCACCGACTTCGCCGCCATCCTCACCTCGATCAAGGCCGCCGCGCCGGACGTGGTGTTCTACGGCGGCGCCGACGCGCAATCCGCGCCGATGGCCAAGCAGATGAAGCGCCTGGGCCTGACCGCTCCGCTGATTTCCGGCGAGATGACCAAGACCCCGACCTTCCTGCAACTGGCGGGCAAGGAAGCCGACGGCACCATCGCCTCGCTGGCCGGTCTGCCGCTGGATCAAATGCCCAAGGGCAAGGACTACGAGAGCCGCTACAAGGCGCGCTTCAAGATGGACGTGGCCACTTACTCGCCGTACGGCTACGACGCCACCCGCGCGCTGATCCAGGCGATGAAAGACGCCAACTCCACCGATCCCAAAGCCTACCTGCCGGTGCTGGCCAAGATCACCCACTCCGGCGTGACCTCCGGCAGCTGGACTTACGACGCCAAGGGCGATCTGAAAGACGGCGGCATCACCGTCTACAAAGTGGTGAACGGCGAGTGGAAAGTGCTGGAAACCGTGGGCGGCGCCGCCGCGTCCAAGGACGCTTCCGCAGCCAAATAA